In Oceaniferula flava, the genomic window GTTCGAGGGGGTGAAATACCGGGTCGTCAAGGTGCCGGCAAAGCGTTTGCGGCTGGCGTGGAAAGGGGCGGACGGTAAACCGATGCGCAGCTTCGATCTCGTGCAGAAGCATTACTCCGGTCAGAAGCGCAAGGTAGTTTTCATGGCTAATGCCGGGATTTTCGAACCCGGCGGTATTCCCAGTGGCCTGCACGTGCAAGGAGGTAAGCTTCTGAGGCCATTGAATTTGAAACCAGGGAAGGGGAACTTTTTCCTCAAGCCGAATGGAGTTTTCGCCGTGCACTTGGGCCAAGCGGAGATCATGCCTTCTTCACAGTACTCGGCGTATGTTCGCCGCCATAAGAAGGGGCCACACGCTTATCCTATCCGGCTGGCCTTGCAGTCCGGGCCATTGCTCTTGCATCAGGGAAACATACACCCTGCATTTAACCGCGGATCGAAATCTCGGCTGCACCGGAATGGGGTGGGGGTGGATCGGCAGGGGCGTGTCGTGTTTGCCATCACGGAATTCCACGCAGGCCGCGAGGGCGAGGTGAATTTGCACGGACTCGCTCGTTTTTTTCTCCATTTGGGATGCCAGAACGCCCTCTTCCTCGATGGTGATTTGTCGCAAATGGTGGTGAACCCCAAAGAGAAAACGGAGAGTAATCTCTTCGGGGCGATGTTAGTGGTTACTGAACCGGTGGTGCTGGGGGAGTGACGGCGCGGCGGCGGGGTTTGGTGGCGAAGATGTCGGCCCAGTCGATTTTCGCGGTGTAGATCATCAGCAACGCCAGGGTGGCGATGGCTCCGATGGTGATGGTCAGGCCGCTCAGTCCATCGAAGAAAAAGCTGTAACTGAACAGCACGAGGTAGGCGAACTGGGCGGGTAGGGCGATTTTCAACATCGAGGATCCAGCCGCCGCTCGCACGTAGCTGCCGACCAGAACCAGCGAGACCACCGAGGCGATGACGAAGGAGATGTGCAGCGACAGCAGGTCCACGAGGTAGGCGAACAGGATCTGGAAGGCGAAAAATCCGGCGGCGAGGAAGAAGTAATTCATCGGGTGCAGGTGGATGCCCTTGACCGCGCCGAGGATGAGCAGGACGGCGAAGAAAAACAGCAGCGAGACCGGCGCAAAGAAACTCATCCGTGCGGCCACGGGGCCTGGGTTCAGCACCTTGGGCATGTCCATGCCTACGTCTTGCGGGTGGATCACGTCTGGGTAGTTCCACTCGAGCTTCCAGCTGTCGGCCGTCTCGCCCGGTCCTCGATCGGTCGGTGAACTGGCTCCATCCGGAAAGTCGATGTCGGCGAAGCTGGTATCCATTTCCAAGTGGAAATTGCTGATCCGATCGATCTCGCCGAGCCGATACACCCAGCGATCGATTCCCCGGCTCTGATAGGCAATCTTCAGCTGAACCTCAGCTCCGGCGGGGATGGTCGTGGCTTCTTCGATGACACCTCCGCGCGGTGTTTGCTGCTGGCTTTTCTTCTCGCCCAGGGTGAACTCGAAGTCATTGAAGCTGCTGTTTTCCGAGGGCAGGGGGAAGGAGATGTAAACGGTCTGCTCGATCGGTGTGGGGTTCGGGATGGTGTAGATGGCGGTGAAGTCCGCGTTGTAGGTCCGGTTCCATGCGAGTCCTTTTTTCTTGGGGTCGAAGTCGAGCTTGATGGCGATATCGCTGGCGGTGGGCTGGATGTATTTCCTGCCGGATTTCCCCGTCGGCGAGAGATACCAAACCGATGGGTGCGCCTGTCCTTGCGCGGGGCCCCAGAGCTCGGCCACGCTTTTGGCATTGCTGGAATCGGTGCGACCAGTTCGCGCAGTGAGGGTGCCGGCGAGGATCATCCAGGCGACGGTGGCGCCGCCGAGGATGAAGCCGATGGCGAGGATGTGTTTGAAGCTGATGCTGTTCGTTTTCATGATTTGTTAGAGGGTTTGAGTTACTTGCTTTGCTTGCGGTAGAAGATATCGACCTGCGCCGCCTGATTGCGGCAGAGTCGTTTGACCAGAGTGATGGCACGGCCCGATTGCTTCCCGTTGGAGAAGGTCAGATTGCCATCCACGGCGCTGGCTTCGTAGGCTTCGGGTAGCGTGATCAGCCAGTGCTGCTCGTGGATGAACAAGGGCGTGGCGGGCAGCGCGAGTGAGAGCTTGCCACGGATCGGCTGCACCTTTTCCAGCTTCGAGGTGAACGAGAGCTTGATTTCGCTGGTAGCTTTGCTGGCCGACTGTTTGGCCGGCAGGCTGAGCTGCAGCGAGCCGTCGCTGAGCACGATGGGATTCGCCGCGCGGCCGTCGATCTGACATGTTAGGATCTCGCTGTCGGCAGGTAGGGTGAACGACCAGAGCTTCGGGTCGCGGTGGGAAATCGTCAGCGCTCCCTCGGTGAGCGTGGATCCATCGGGCACGATTTGGGTTTTGAAAAGGGCGGTTTTGATCGTCGCGGTCGCCGCCTGGATCTGGGTGAGACGCTTGCCGGTGAAGCTGATGTTTTGCGCCTTCGGCAATTTCACGATTAGGGGGATGCCCTCCGACTTCATCCAATCGGCCGCCATACTGGCTTCGATCTGCGGCATCGGCTCAGTCGGGGTA contains:
- a CDS encoding inner membrane CreD family protein produces the protein MKTNSISFKHILAIGFILGGATVAWMILAGTLTARTGRTDSSNAKSVAELWGPAQGQAHPSVWYLSPTGKSGRKYIQPTASDIAIKLDFDPKKKGLAWNRTYNADFTAIYTIPNPTPIEQTVYISFPLPSENSSFNDFEFTLGEKKSQQQTPRGGVIEEATTIPAGAEVQLKIAYQSRGIDRWVYRLGEIDRISNFHLEMDTSFADIDFPDGASSPTDRGPGETADSWKLEWNYPDVIHPQDVGMDMPKVLNPGPVAARMSFFAPVSLLFFFAVLLILGAVKGIHLHPMNYFFLAAGFFAFQILFAYLVDLLSLHISFVIASVVSLVLVGSYVRAAAGSSMLKIALPAQFAYLVLFSYSFFFDGLSGLTITIGAIATLALLMIYTAKIDWADIFATKPRRRAVTPPAPPVQ
- a CDS encoding phosphodiester glycosidase family protein; protein product: MIFSALICFGLGFVLAEKPLKQEKLEFEGVKYRVVKVPAKRLRLAWKGADGKPMRSFDLVQKHYSGQKRKVVFMANAGIFEPGGIPSGLHVQGGKLLRPLNLKPGKGNFFLKPNGVFAVHLGQAEIMPSSQYSAYVRRHKKGPHAYPIRLALQSGPLLLHQGNIHPAFNRGSKSRLHRNGVGVDRQGRVVFAITEFHAGREGEVNLHGLARFFLHLGCQNALFLDGDLSQMVVNPKEKTESNLFGAMLVVTEPVVLGE